From Demequina capsici, one genomic window encodes:
- a CDS encoding DUF3499 domain-containing protein: MASRQCSKTACTRPAAATLTYVYADSTVVVGQLSATAEPHSYDLCAEHASRLTAPRGWDVVHIQQDFVDPGPSSDDLDALARAVREAGAPVRARQPQASAQPPSEPRRGHLRVVSSEA, encoded by the coding sequence ATGGCCTCCCGACAGTGCTCGAAGACGGCGTGCACCCGCCCCGCCGCGGCGACGCTGACGTACGTGTACGCCGACTCCACGGTGGTGGTCGGTCAGCTGTCCGCCACCGCGGAGCCGCACAGCTACGACCTGTGCGCCGAGCATGCGAGCCGCCTCACGGCGCCCCGGGGCTGGGACGTCGTCCACATCCAGCAGGACTTCGTGGACCCTGGACCGTCCAGCGACGACCTCGACGCTCTGGCGCGCGCAGTCCGCGAGGCCGGCGCGCCCGTGAGGGCCAGGCAGCCCCAGGCGTCGGCACAGCCGCCGTCCGAGCCGCGGCGAGGCCACCTGCGGGTGGTGTCGTCCGAGGCGTGA
- a CDS encoding metallopeptidase family protein — MARRDRHGRGLRAPLMPASLPGHRTRGELFDSLVIDAAERLEPRWGSRWGRLEFGTEDVPPSDPSPWEHGVPLGRLFPADLGQPSRVVVYRRPCEERAEGTDLAPLVRDVVAEQLAHLLNCAPEDVDPDFGR, encoded by the coding sequence ATGGCACGTCGGGACCGGCATGGGAGAGGGCTCCGCGCACCGCTCATGCCCGCGTCTCTCCCCGGTCACCGCACCAGGGGCGAGCTGTTCGACTCGCTCGTGATCGACGCGGCGGAGCGGCTCGAGCCGCGGTGGGGCTCCCGCTGGGGTCGCCTCGAGTTCGGCACCGAGGACGTGCCGCCGTCGGACCCGAGCCCCTGGGAGCATGGGGTGCCTCTCGGCAGGCTGTTCCCCGCCGATCTGGGCCAGCCGAGCAGGGTCGTGGTGTACCGGCGGCCCTGCGAGGAGCGCGCGGAGGGCACCGATCTGGCGCCGCTCGTGCGCGATGTCGTCGCGGAGCAGCTGGCGCATCTGCTCAACTGCGCGCCCGAGGACGTGGACCCCGACTTCGGACGTTGA
- a CDS encoding DUF5719 family protein has translation MRYAAAFKAGTALVAGGLLAGVALVGGALAPAVTAAPEPGRISVTPALPSPACVGELTVPVGAVEGDDFASEPTQRTRALFGAHASTDSSEVVDGAFGASIERIADGDIASYAALTCVRPATTQWLVGGSTALGSSARLVLSNPTDANVEATVTIYGGTGVLAEQRVLAIGAGQVEEMFLEGIQEGVDALAVKVDSTGAGVVAAIEDSRLDGLQPAGTTWIAPTDTLGTSLVIPAVGAGDLDSSAVLRMIAPDGATVSLTLVDASGVVGWSGVSDLVLDPGVVTDIEVPQSAVGAVEITSDAPLAAAAQLTVSRASTIGAAGSVATDRTWVSAEQMPSSTGEDPVLGVYAPGAGGAIMAYTPVATRLTLVDDTGAAVAEVQTSARAVTRIPLDDVAAGTLLQLQGRAAWSVLITAQPGFIASMRPAPTTVAPVDVDLVDGPYLP, from the coding sequence ATGAGGTACGCGGCGGCGTTCAAGGCTGGGACGGCTCTCGTGGCGGGGGGGCTCCTCGCAGGTGTCGCGCTCGTCGGCGGCGCGCTGGCCCCAGCCGTCACCGCGGCGCCCGAGCCCGGCCGGATCTCCGTGACGCCCGCGCTGCCTTCCCCCGCATGCGTAGGCGAGCTGACCGTGCCCGTCGGCGCGGTCGAGGGCGACGACTTCGCCTCCGAGCCCACCCAACGCACCCGTGCCCTGTTCGGCGCGCACGCGTCGACGGACTCCTCCGAGGTGGTCGACGGCGCCTTCGGCGCGTCGATCGAGCGGATCGCCGACGGCGACATCGCTTCGTACGCGGCGCTCACCTGCGTGCGCCCCGCGACGACGCAATGGCTCGTCGGCGGCTCCACAGCGCTCGGCTCGTCGGCACGGCTGGTGCTGTCCAACCCCACCGATGCGAACGTCGAGGCGACGGTCACGATCTACGGCGGCACCGGCGTGCTCGCGGAGCAGCGGGTGCTCGCCATCGGTGCGGGGCAGGTCGAGGAGATGTTCCTCGAGGGGATCCAGGAGGGCGTCGACGCGCTCGCAGTGAAGGTGGACTCGACCGGCGCGGGCGTGGTCGCGGCGATCGAGGACTCGCGGCTCGACGGGCTCCAGCCCGCGGGCACCACCTGGATCGCGCCTACCGACACGCTCGGGACATCGCTGGTGATCCCCGCTGTCGGTGCCGGTGACCTCGACTCGAGCGCCGTGCTGCGCATGATCGCTCCGGACGGAGCCACCGTGTCCCTCACGCTCGTCGATGCCTCCGGTGTGGTCGGCTGGTCCGGCGTGTCCGACCTGGTCCTGGACCCGGGGGTCGTCACCGACATCGAGGTGCCTCAGTCGGCGGTGGGGGCTGTCGAGATCACGTCCGACGCACCTCTCGCAGCGGCCGCGCAACTCACCGTGTCGCGCGCCTCGACGATCGGGGCGGCAGGGTCGGTCGCCACGGACAGGACATGGGTCTCCGCCGAGCAGATGCCGTCGTCGACGGGGGAGGATCCCGTGCTCGGGGTCTACGCGCCCGGCGCGGGCGGCGCGATCATGGCGTACACACCGGTCGCCACCCGGCTGACGCTGGTCGACGACACGGGCGCCGCCGTGGCCGAGGTGCAGACCTCGGCCCGTGCCGTGACGAGGATCCCGCTCGACGATGTCGCCGCGGGCACGCTGCTCCAGCTCCAGGGGCGCGCGGCGTGGAGCGTGCTGATCACGGCCCAGCCAGGCTTCATCGCGTCCATGCGACCTGCCCCGACCACCGTCGCCCCAGTCGACGTGGACCTCGTGGACGGCCCCTACCTGCCCTGA
- a CDS encoding glycosyltransferase family 2 protein yields the protein MNATRPVVRAIVVSDGRSAHLPAVLASLSEHAYDTLDVVVVAGDAPDVPDELRAAIVSAPGATFGQAIDAALATHPDLARDYLWLLHDDTAPLPDSLAALTATARKRRNAAVVGAVQVRWDDPSRIVGLGTTVSRVGARRVPLVEEDDVNQGQHDRRDDVLAVSLSGALVRRDWWVESGGTDDAYRGFGESVDLCRRAWRSGHDVVVVPAARVRHAQDGLHGVRTGESRGRASTYATRRASEWYHACAYAPAALVPVLLLWSFLAAPARALLRIAQNEPRTALSDLGVPWRLLRRLPHLRSSRAAVRRASRVDRGAERPLLASGREVLHHVRVSELGAYDAWQASHAPSDVERAELALVASRRRRGLAVVGAAGLAVSLLLHAGWLTAIAQGQMLSGGVLGVTDLSLADVWTRVVTGWDPAGFGAPALDSAYAALLLPLAIVPGGLRIGLALLLALAPLLAALGGWAAAGTVARSAWVRGSVALAYAVWPSFLASLSDGRVGAVIAHLVLPWVVFGLVRGAGWHRGEPVADGELTSTRVPSPSASAGAALATAVVVAAAPVLLPGLVLTVLVAGAFARGSRVRTWAIAIPALVVSAPAIVAAAHQGGLDWVVRILARDAGPVADSAHASAWTLLLGGPVDGVSLDVLNPLLGASATDAVTHGVGLAVGAGALVVAVLALVSLRSAWAVRAFVAVAALGLGSAAVSQHVSVGAWDGVGGQVVPGWAGPGSSMLAIGLLGAAAAASVGTWRTGERSAALAWRRTGYSVGYGIVGLVLIAHVGSLAWPGAAASDVAPTTTTVLPLATALEQYSSARERVLVLDQDDSGLVTYTVLSTDGTVHVLGSAERDGSGLPLSRADGQVPATPTVLAPAVALLAGGADGAAAQLADWGIGVVVVAPGQPGLLTALTQVGDVSVVGSSDYGTPYRVLRADGSQASRAWIAQGDATTTVPMGTRSGGADVTASGATLILAEAADDAWQATLDGAPLERVADSQGRNAWSLDGTGALVISYEDAGHAWWLWAAAVVCGWVALSSIPLHRAKAREAR from the coding sequence GTGAACGCGACGCGTCCCGTCGTGCGCGCCATCGTCGTCTCCGACGGCCGGTCGGCGCATCTTCCCGCAGTGCTCGCCAGCCTGAGCGAGCACGCGTACGACACGCTTGACGTGGTGGTGGTCGCAGGCGACGCGCCCGACGTGCCCGACGAGCTGCGCGCGGCCATCGTCTCCGCGCCAGGCGCCACGTTCGGCCAGGCGATCGACGCGGCGCTCGCCACGCATCCCGACCTCGCGCGCGACTACCTGTGGTTGCTGCACGACGACACGGCGCCGCTTCCCGACTCCCTCGCCGCCCTCACGGCGACCGCTCGCAAGCGCCGCAACGCCGCGGTCGTCGGAGCGGTCCAGGTGCGCTGGGACGACCCGAGCAGGATCGTCGGCCTGGGCACGACCGTGTCGCGCGTCGGCGCGCGGCGAGTGCCCCTGGTCGAGGAGGACGACGTCAACCAAGGCCAGCACGACCGGCGCGACGACGTGCTCGCCGTCAGCCTCTCGGGCGCGCTGGTGCGCCGCGACTGGTGGGTCGAGTCGGGCGGCACGGACGATGCGTACAGGGGCTTCGGCGAGAGCGTGGACCTGTGCCGCCGGGCCTGGCGCTCCGGCCACGACGTGGTGGTGGTCCCCGCCGCGCGCGTGCGTCATGCCCAGGACGGGCTGCACGGCGTGCGCACCGGGGAGAGCAGAGGACGAGCCTCGACATACGCGACCCGTCGCGCCTCCGAGTGGTACCACGCCTGCGCGTACGCACCGGCCGCGCTCGTGCCTGTGCTCCTCCTGTGGTCGTTCCTGGCCGCGCCCGCGCGCGCACTGCTCCGCATCGCCCAGAACGAGCCGAGGACCGCGCTGTCGGACCTCGGCGTGCCGTGGCGGCTGCTGAGGCGCCTGCCGCACCTGCGGAGCAGTCGTGCGGCGGTGCGCCGCGCGTCCCGCGTCGACCGCGGCGCGGAGCGACCGCTGCTCGCGAGCGGCCGCGAGGTGCTCCACCACGTGCGCGTCTCCGAGCTGGGCGCGTACGACGCATGGCAGGCGAGCCACGCGCCTTCCGACGTCGAGCGCGCGGAGCTGGCGCTGGTCGCCTCCCGCCGTCGGCGCGGCCTGGCCGTGGTGGGCGCCGCCGGGCTCGCGGTCTCGCTCCTCCTTCACGCAGGCTGGCTCACCGCGATCGCGCAGGGCCAGATGCTGAGCGGCGGCGTGCTGGGCGTCACCGACCTGTCCTTGGCCGACGTCTGGACGCGTGTCGTGACGGGCTGGGACCCTGCGGGCTTCGGCGCCCCCGCGCTCGACTCCGCGTACGCGGCGCTGCTGCTGCCCCTGGCGATCGTGCCTGGGGGCCTGCGGATCGGTCTCGCGCTGCTGCTGGCGCTCGCGCCGCTCCTGGCTGCGCTCGGCGGCTGGGCCGCCGCGGGGACGGTCGCCAGGTCCGCCTGGGTGCGGGGATCGGTCGCGCTCGCCTACGCGGTGTGGCCGTCGTTCCTCGCGTCGCTGTCCGACGGCCGGGTGGGTGCCGTCATCGCGCACCTGGTGCTGCCCTGGGTGGTGTTCGGCCTGGTCCGCGGCGCAGGATGGCATCGTGGCGAGCCAGTGGCCGATGGTGAGCTCACGTCCACACGGGTGCCCTCTCCGAGCGCCTCCGCCGGTGCCGCGCTCGCGACGGCGGTCGTCGTGGCCGCCGCGCCGGTGCTCCTCCCCGGGCTGGTGCTGACGGTGCTCGTGGCGGGCGCCTTCGCACGCGGGTCCCGCGTGCGCACCTGGGCCATCGCGATCCCGGCGCTCGTGGTGTCCGCTCCGGCGATCGTCGCTGCCGCGCATCAGGGCGGCCTCGACTGGGTCGTGAGGATCCTCGCCCGCGACGCCGGTCCTGTGGCGGATTCCGCCCATGCGTCGGCGTGGACCCTGCTGCTCGGCGGGCCGGTCGACGGCGTGTCGCTCGACGTGCTGAACCCCCTGCTCGGCGCCTCGGCGACCGATGCGGTCACCCATGGCGTGGGCCTCGCCGTGGGCGCAGGCGCGCTGGTGGTCGCGGTCCTGGCGCTCGTGTCGCTCCGCTCCGCGTGGGCGGTGCGCGCGTTCGTGGCGGTCGCGGCACTCGGGCTGGGCTCCGCGGCGGTCTCGCAGCATGTCTCCGTGGGCGCGTGGGATGGTGTGGGCGGGCAGGTCGTCCCTGGGTGGGCCGGGCCGGGCTCGTCGATGCTGGCGATCGGCCTCCTGGGCGCCGCCGCCGCGGCGTCCGTCGGCACGTGGCGCACCGGGGAGCGCTCCGCCGCGCTCGCCTGGCGGCGCACCGGCTACTCGGTGGGCTACGGGATCGTGGGACTCGTGCTGATCGCGCACGTGGGCTCGCTGGCGTGGCCGGGAGCGGCCGCGTCCGACGTGGCGCCGACGACCACGACCGTGCTCCCGCTCGCCACCGCGCTCGAGCAGTACTCGTCGGCCCGTGAGCGCGTGCTGGTCCTCGATCAGGACGACTCGGGCCTGGTGACCTACACCGTGCTGAGCACGGACGGCACGGTGCATGTGCTCGGATCCGCCGAGCGGGACGGCTCCGGTCTGCCTCTCAGCCGCGCGGACGGCCAGGTCCCGGCGACGCCCACGGTGCTGGCACCCGCCGTGGCGCTGCTCGCAGGGGGCGCCGACGGCGCGGCGGCGCAGCTCGCCGACTGGGGCATCGGCGTGGTCGTCGTCGCACCGGGCCAGCCGGGCCTGCTGACCGCGCTCACACAGGTGGGCGACGTGAGCGTGGTGGGCTCGAGCGACTACGGCACGCCGTACCGGGTGCTGCGCGCGGACGGGTCGCAGGCCTCACGCGCCTGGATCGCCCAGGGCGACGCGACGACGACCGTGCCCATGGGCACCCGTTCCGGCGGAGCGGACGTCACCGCGTCCGGCGCGACCCTGATCCTCGCGGAGGCCGCCGATGACGCCTGGCAGGCGACGCTCGACGGAGCCCCCCTGGAACGCGTCGCCGACTCCCAGGGTCGGAACGCATGGAGCCTCGACGGGACCGGCGCGCTCGTGATCTCGTACGAGGACGCAGGCCACGCATGGTGGCTGTGGGCCGCGGCGGTGGTGTGCGGCTGGGTGGCGCTGTCCTCGATCCCGCTGCACCGCGCGAAGGCCAGGGAGGCGCGATGA
- a CDS encoding WhiB family transcriptional regulator has product MWSIYDGTVPSDAGSPAPTLAAVVDIFGAAEDDGPLGWQERALCAQTDPEAFFPEKGGSTREAKKVCASCDVRSECLDYALENDERFGIWGGLSERERRKLKRRAV; this is encoded by the coding sequence ATGTGGAGCATCTACGACGGCACAGTGCCCTCAGACGCCGGTTCTCCAGCGCCCACGCTCGCCGCAGTCGTCGACATCTTCGGCGCCGCGGAGGACGATGGGCCGCTGGGCTGGCAGGAGCGCGCGCTGTGCGCTCAGACCGACCCTGAGGCGTTCTTCCCCGAGAAGGGAGGCTCGACGCGTGAGGCGAAGAAGGTGTGCGCCTCCTGCGACGTGCGATCCGAGTGCCTCGACTACGCGCTTGAGAACGACGAGCGCTTCGGCATCTGGGGTGGGCTGTCCGAGCGCGAGCGTCGCAAGCTCAAGCGGCGCGCTGTCTAG